A region from the Chrysoperla carnea chromosome 4, inChrCarn1.1, whole genome shotgun sequence genome encodes:
- the LOC123297727 gene encoding zinc finger protein 568-like, whose amino-acid sequence MDHIKHKHQTEPEVTIKNEIDETDSNKQKIKIEDTLLGELIKFEHELHTEVFIKEEILDENDISTQKQTEKELSCDISEKRIKYEKQLHTQVKDEHPENQTKETFDCFNNDECIKNIENKFANNKLIKHKSINSEEKPHKRTHTGDLTYSCDVCDKTFNQNVNLVRHKRIHTGEKPYSCEICDKQFNQKSSLVTHKRIHNGEKPYSCDVCGKTFNQPGVLICHKRIHTGEKPFSCDACGKAFSHKNSLDLHKRKHTGEKPYSCDLCDKTFKQLNVLLYHKRIHTGEKPFACDVCDKTFNNHYSLHVHKRTHTGEKPYSCDFCNKAFNSYYSLRIHKRTHTGEKPYSCEVCDKTFNNHYSLHVHKRTHTGEKPYSCEVCNKKFSLQRTLVLHKRIHTGEKPYACDFCDKTFNNHNSFRIHKRTHTGEKPYSCEVCDKIFSHRSSLVRHKRIHTE is encoded by the coding sequence atgGACCATATTAAACATAAACATCAAACAGAACCAGAAGtgacaattaaaaatgaaatcgacGAAACtgattcaaataaacaaaaaattaaaattgaggaCACATTACTTGGggaattgattaaatttgaacatgaattacatacagaagtatttattaaagaagaaatattagatgaaaatGATATAAGTACACAAAAGCAAACAGAGAAAGAATTATCTTGTGATATTAGTGAGAAACGAATTAAATACGAAAAACAGTTACACACACAAGTAAAAGATGAACATCCAGAAAATCAAACCAAAGAAACATTCGATTGCTTTAATAATGAcgaatgcattaaaaatatagaaaataaatttgcgaataataaattaattaagcaTAAAAGCATTAATTCAGAAGAAAAACCTCACAAACGAACACATACTGGGGATTTAACTTATTCCTGTGATgtatgtgataaaacatttaaccAGAACGTTAATTTAGTTCGCCATAAACGAATacataccggagaaaaaccttATTCATGCGAAATTTGCGATAAACAATTTAATCAAAAGAGTAGTTTAGTTACCCATAAACGAATACATAATGGAGAAAAACCGTATTCATGTGACGTCTGTGGTAAAACATTTAACCAGCCTGGTGTTTTAATTTGCCATAAACGAATACATACTGGAGagaaacctttttcatgtgacgCCTGTGGTAAAGCATTTAGTCACAAAAATAGTTTAGATTTACATAAACGAAAACATACTGGGGAGAAACCTTATTCGTGTGATttatgtgataaaacatttaagcAGCTTAATGTTTTACTTTAccataaacgaattcacactGGAGAGAAACCTTTTGCATGTGACGtttgtgataaaacttttaacaaccATTATAGTTTACACGTCCATAAACGTAcacatactggtgaaaaaccgtATTCAtgcgatttttgtaataaagcatTTAACAGTTATTATAGTTTACGTATCCATAAACGAAcgcatactggtgaaaaaccttattcatgcgaggtttgtgataaaacatttaacaatCATTATAGTTTACACGTTCACAAACGAACACATACTGGCGAAAAACCTTATTCATGTGaggtatgtaataaaaaatttagtctgCAAAGAACCTTAGTACTCCATAAAAGAatacatactggagaaaaaccttacgcgtgtgatttttgtgataaaacttttaacaaccATAATAGTTTTCGTATCCATAAACGAACACATACGGGAGAAAAACCTTATTCGTGCGAGGTATGTGATAAAATATTCAGCCATCGAAGTAGCTTAGTTCGTCATAAACGAATACATACTGAATAG
- the LOC123298871 gene encoding zinc finger protein 888-like has product MEVFIKEEILDENDISTQKQTEKELSCDISEKRIKYEKQLHTQVKDEHPENQTKETFDCFNNDECIKNIENKFANNKLIKHKSINSEEKPHKRTHTGDLTYSCDVCDKTFNQHVNLVRHKRIHTGEKPYSCEICDKQFNRKSSLVTHKRIHNGEKPYSCDVCGKTFNQPGVLICHKRIHTGEKPFSCDACGKAFGHKNSLDLHKRKHTGEKPYSCDFCDKTFKQLNVLLYHKRIHTGEKPFACDVCDKTFNNHYSLHVHKRTHTGEKPYLCEVCDKTFKNHYSLRIHKRTHTGEKPYSCEVCDKTFNNHYSLHVHKRTHTGEKPYSCEVCNKKFSLQRTLVLHKRIHTGEKPYACDFCDKSFNNHNSFRIHKRTHTGEKPYSCEVCNKIFSHRSNLVRHKRIHTAE; this is encoded by the exons atgg aagtatttattaaagaagaaatattagatgaaaatGATATAAGTACACAAAAGCAAACAGAGAAAGAATTATCTTGTGATATTAGTGAGAAACGAATTAAATACGAAAAACAGTTACACACACAAGTAAAAGATGAACATCCAGAAAATCAAACCAAAGAAACATTCGATTGCTTTAATAATGAcgaatgcattaaaaatatagaaaataaatttgcgaataataaattaattaagcaTAAAAGCATTAATTCAGAAGAAAAACCTCATAAACGAACACATACTGGGGATTTAACTTATTCATGTGATgtatgtgataaaacatttaaccAGCACGTTAATTTAGTTCGCCATAAACGAATacataccggagaaaaaccatattcATGCGAAATTTGCGATAAACAATTTAATCGAAAGAGTAGTTTAGTTACCCATAAACGAATACATAATGGAGAAAAACCGTATTCATGTGACGTCTGTGGTAAAACATTTAACCAGCCTGGTGTTTTAATTTGCCATAAACGAATACATACTGGAGagaaacctttttcatgtgacgCCTGTGGTAAGGCATTTGGCCACAAAAATAGTTTAGATTTACATAAACGAAAACATACTGGGGAGAAACCTTATTCGtgtgatttttgtgataaaacatttaagcAGCTTAATGTTTTACTTTAccataaacgaattcacactGGAGAGAAACCTTTTGCATGTGACGtttgtgataaaacttttaacaaccATTATAGTTTACACGTCCATAAACGTACACATACGGGCGAAAAACCATATTTATGCGAggtttgtgataaaacatttaaaaaccaTTATAGTTTACGTAtccataaacgaactcatacgggagaaaaaccttattcatgtgaggtatgtgataaaacatttaacaatCATTATAGTTTACACGTCCATAAACGAACACATACTGGCGAAAAACCTTATTCATGTGaggtatgtaataaaaaatttagtctgCAAAGAACCTTAGTACTCCATAAAAGAatacatactggagaaaaaccttacgcgtgtgatttttgtgataaatcatttaacaaTCATAATAGTTTTCGTATCCATAAACGAACACATACGGGAGAAAAACCTTATTCGTGCGaggtatgtaataaaatattcagcCATCGAAGTAACTTAGTTCGCCATAAACGAATACATACTGCAGAATAG
- the LOC123298872 gene encoding zinc finger protein 664-like, whose amino-acid sequence MDHIKYKHQKIKTEIQLNEEFIEDLIKFEQQLHTEVIIKEEILDENDINIQKEKKLSCDVGENRIKIEKQVKNEYPENQTEQTFDCYNNDEHVKNIQNKSASNKLTTHKRLHTGEKPYSCDVCDKSFNRANGLVLHKRIHTGEKPYACNVCDKSFKLEFTLRYHKRIHTGEKPYACDICNQKFRQQCTLDRHKRIHTADKPYACNVCDKSFKLELTLRYHKRIHTGEKPYACDICNQKFRQQGNLHRHKRIHTGEKPFSCDFCGKSFSHQTSLRIHKRLHTGEKPFSCEVCDKTFNNNDHLRLHKRTHTREKPYSCDVCDKTFGQRSNLIFHKRVHTGEKPYSCDVCDKTFSRRNTLRFHKQIHTGEKSYSCDVCNKSFSWRSNLLFHKHTHAGTYSCDVCFKTFNQQDSLLRHKRIHNVKKAYSCDVCDQSFTQKYNLIRHEQLHTGKKSYSCKVCDRTFSQKYNLNRHEDLHSGEKPYSCDVCDKSFAQKSYLAKHKLLHSNV is encoded by the coding sequence ATGGaccatattaaatataaacatcaaaaaattaaaacggaaattcaactAAATGAGGAATTTATTGAGGACCTTATTAAATTTGAACAGCAATTACACACAGAAGtaattattaaagaagaaatattagatgaaaatgatataaatatacaaaaagagaaaaaattatcttgtgaTGTTGGTGAGAACCGgattaaaatcgaaaaacaagtaaaaaatgaatatcCAGAAAATCAAACCGAACAAACATTCGATTGCTATAATAATGACGAACacgttaaaaatatacaaaataaatctgCGAGTAATAAATTAACAACGCATAAACGacttcatactggagaaaaaccgtaTTCATGCGACGTATGTGATAAAAGTTTTAACCGAGCAAATGGTTTAGTTCTCCACAAACGGATACATACTGGAGAGAAACCTTATGCATGTAacgtttgtgataaatcatttaaactcgAATTTACTCTCCGTTACCATAAACGAATCCATACCGGAGAGAAACCTTATGCATGTGACATCTGTAATCAAAAATTCAGACAACAATGTACTCTAGATCGCCATAAACGAATACATACTGCAGACAAACCTTACGCATGTAacgtttgtgataaatcatttaaactcgAACTTACTCTCCGTTACCATAAACGAATCCATACGGGAGAGAAACCTTATGCATGTGACATCTGTAATCAAAAATTCAGACAACAAGGTAATCTACATCGCCATAAACGAATACATACTGGAGagaaacctttttcatgtgatttCTGTGGTAAATCATTTAGCCACCAAACTAGTTTACGAATTCATAAACGATTACATACGGGGGAGAAACCTTTTTCATGCGAggtttgtgataaaacatttaacaaCAACGATCATTTACGTcttcataaacgaactcatactaGAGAGAAACCTTATTCATGTGACGTATGCGATAAAACTTTTGGCCAGcgaagtaatttaatttttcataaacgaGTACATACGGGAGAGAAACCTTATTCATGTGacgtttgtgataaaacattcaGTCGTAGAAATACTTTACGTTTCcataaacaaatacatacaGGGGAGAAATCTTATTCATGCGACGtatgtaataaatcattttcctGGCGAAGTAATTTACTTTTTCATAAACACACACATGCTGGAACTTATTCATGCGacgtttgttttaaaacattcaacCAGCAAGATAGTTTACTACGCCATAAACGAATACATAATGTAAAGAAAGCTTATTCATGTGACGTTTGTGATCAATCATTTACTCAAAAATACAACTTAATTCGTCATGAACAATTGCATACTGGAAAAAAATCTTATTCTTGTAAGGTTTGTGATAGaacattttcacaaaaatataacttaaatcgCCATGAAGATTTACATAGTGGAGAGAAACCTTATTCATGCGacgtttgtgataaatcatttgcCCAGAAAAGTTATTTAGCTAAACATAAACTACTTCATTCAAATGTGTAA